In the genome of Candidatus Methylomirabilota bacterium, the window GTCGCGCCCAGGGCCCGGATGAGCCCGGGCTCCAGGAGATTGAGGGGCGGTCGGTCGACCGTGCACCATGCCACCGGGCCCGCACGCTCGATGCGGACCGGCGCGTCCGCCATCAGTACCGCCGCATCTGGGGGTCGACGGCGCGGGCCCAGTAGTCGAGCCCGCCCATCAGGTTGCGGACGCTCGAGAAGCCCAGCCCGCGGAGGTACTCGGCCACGGCGGCGCTGCGCACGCCCTGATGGCAGTACACGACGATCGCGTCGTCGGGGTCGAGCTCCTCGACGCGGAACTCGATCTCCTCGATCGGGATGTGCACCGCGTTGGGGAGGCGGCACAGCTTCGTCTCCCAGTCCTCGCGGACATCGAGCAGCACCGGACCAGGGCCGGCGTCCAGCTGTTGCTTCAGTTCCTGGGGGCTGATCTCGTTCATCGCAAGCTGCTCCTTCAACGAGGGGCCGGTCGGGCGACGAGGAAGCGACTCAGCCAGCCGTTGACCGGCTCGGGATGTTCGAGCTGGGGAAAGTGCCCGCAGGCGTCGACCCATCGAGTCTCCGCGCGCGGCAGGTCCCGCATCATCGCCTCGCAGTGCGCCGCCGGCACGACGGGGTCCTGCCGGCCGTGGATGAGGAGCATCGGCATCCTCAGGGCCTGGAGCCGTCGGCGATATTCCGCGCCCTGCTCGTGAAAATCCTGGCGCACGGCTCTCACGGTGGAGAGATAGGCCGCCCGCGCCCCCCATCCGGTGCGTACCGCATAGTCGCAGTTCACGAGGAACTCGATCTCGTCGGCCCGCCGACGATGAAAGCACCGGGCCAGGGCGGCCCGATACACGGCGGCGCAGCCACACAGGGCGAGCACTTCCCCGAGCGCGGGGATCGCCAGGGCCCGATACACGGGCGACAGCCGGTACGGGAAGCCCGGGACGAGAGCGCCGACGAAGGCGACCCGGTCGACGCGCTCGGGGCGAGCGAGCGCGCAGGTCAGCGCGACGGCGGCCCCCAGCGAGTGACCGACGAGACCGACCTGCCGCACGCCCAGCGCGTCGAGGAAGCGGTCGACGACCTGGGCGAAGAACCCGAGCCCGTAACGGGTGCGCGGCTTGGCCGACCGCCCGAAGCCGGGCAGGTCGAGCGCCAGCACAGTGGCCCGTCCGGCCAGCGCCTCCATAGTGGGCCCCCACGATGCCGCGAACCCCCCGAGTCCGTGGACGAGCGCCACCACCGGGCCCCGTCCCTGGACGAGGTAGTGGAGGTCAAGGCCGTCGAGAGCACCTCCTCGCAGGCGCAACTGCGGCATAGGAGGAGGATTCTACCAGTCGCGCCGGTCGATGAGCGGGCGCAGCGCGTGACGGAAGGGAAAGATGCTGAAGATACCGCCCGTGTGGATGAAGCAGACGCGGCGGCCGAGGGCGCCTCGCTCGCGGCGGAGCGTGTCGAGCAGCCCGTGAAACGCCTTGCCCGTGTACACGGGATCGAAGACGATTCCCTCACGCCGGGCCAGCCGAACGACGGTCCGAAGCTCCTCCGGCTGTACTTCGGCGCGGCCCGATCCCTGATAGCCGTCGATCAGCTGGATCTCCTCGGACACGGCGACGTTGAGACCGTAGCGCAGGCGGGCCTGACGGATGACGTCCTCGACGTACGCGCGGACGCGCCCGGCCTCCCAGGCGATGGGGATCGACACGATCCGCGCCCGCAAGCCGGCCAGCTGCTTGGCCATCAGGAGCCCGGCCTGGCTGCCGCCGCTGAAGGCCGTGATCGCCACCGTGTCGAACGGGGGAGCGCCGTGGCGGGCCTGCTCGGCGAGCTCGCGGCCGCACGCCAGATAACCCAGCGCGCCGGTGACGGTGGCCCCGCTCTCCGGAATGACGTACGGAGTGCCGCCCCGGGCCCGGACCCGGTCGGCCAGGTCGCCCAGCACCTCGTCGATGCGTCGCCAGGCGGCGTCGTCGCAGTAGTGGACCTCGGCGCCGAGCATGTGATCCAGGAGGAGGTTCCCGTCGTACTCCTCGGGAGGGGTCCCCTTGAGCGCGAGCACCGCTCGCAGGCCCAGCCGGGCCGCCACGGCGGAGACGGCGCGACAGCAGTTGGACTGCAGCGTGCCGCAGGTGATGAGGGTGTCGGCCCGCTGGCTGAGCGCCTCGCCGACCAGGAACTCCAGCTTGCGGATCTTGTTCCCGCTCTCGAGCAGCCCGGTGAGGTCGTCGCGCTTGATCCACAGCTCCACACCGAGCTCCGCCGACAGGCGCTCCAGCTTCAACAGCGGCGTGGGGCCGAGCGCCAGCTCGACTCGCGGGATCGCCGACGCCACCGTGGGCATCGCCACCACTATCTCAGGGGGGGCCGCCGGGAGGCAAGCGTTGCCGACACGCGTCCGGGCCTGCAGGACCGCGGAGCGTGCAGCGTCGAGGCTAGGGACTTTCGAGCAGCCGGTACAGCTGGTCGGGATCGATGGGCTTCACGAGGTGGGCGTCGAAGCCGCTCTCCAGCGCACGCCGGCGATCGGCGACCTCACCGTAGCCGGTC includes:
- a CDS encoding rhodanese-like domain-containing protein gives rise to the protein MNEISPQELKQQLDAGPGPVLLDVREDWETKLCRLPNAVHIPIEEIEFRVEELDPDDAIVVYCHQGVRSAAVAEYLRGLGFSSVRNLMGGLDYWARAVDPQMRRY
- a CDS encoding alpha/beta fold hydrolase; this encodes MPQLRLRGGALDGLDLHYLVQGRGPVVALVHGLGGFAASWGPTMEALAGRATVLALDLPGFGRSAKPRTRYGLGFFAQVVDRFLDALGVRQVGLVGHSLGAAVALTCALARPERVDRVAFVGALVPGFPYRLSPVYRALAIPALGEVLALCGCAAVYRAALARCFHRRRADEIEFLVNCDYAVRTGWGARAAYLSTVRAVRQDFHEQGAEYRRRLQALRMPMLLIHGRQDPVVPAAHCEAMMRDLPRAETRWVDACGHFPQLEHPEPVNGWLSRFLVARPAPR
- a CDS encoding D-cysteine desulfhydrase family protein; translated protein: MPTVASAIPRVELALGPTPLLKLERLSAELGVELWIKRDDLTGLLESGNKIRKLEFLVGEALSQRADTLITCGTLQSNCCRAVSAVAARLGLRAVLALKGTPPEEYDGNLLLDHMLGAEVHYCDDAAWRRIDEVLGDLADRVRARGGTPYVIPESGATVTGALGYLACGRELAEQARHGAPPFDTVAITAFSGGSQAGLLMAKQLAGLRARIVSIPIAWEAGRVRAYVEDVIRQARLRYGLNVAVSEEIQLIDGYQGSGRAEVQPEELRTVVRLARREGIVFDPVYTGKAFHGLLDTLRRERGALGRRVCFIHTGGIFSIFPFRHALRPLIDRRDW